From one Rhopalosiphum padi isolate XX-2018 chromosome 2, ASM2088224v1, whole genome shotgun sequence genomic stretch:
- the LOC132920513 gene encoding uncharacterized protein LOC132920513 encodes MAPKTVLVRNRNKSNNNIFIKKLNHFMIINKNLRKRIEDLSEKNKQLSATRNSLLLQKLELQNQNNTIRNSNIQLTAMQNIMRRKLSVLEQTIQSCIPSLVTMSQCIPSMLEIVHEMSKCEVNNFNKEKKEKQTETVRPMIHGITQSTVTIKQFDMSPIIESPNSSSEQTPVRPRRSSYRSSPHSKLNVEPYVRLKDVAAMLKNSKAVPNDSPKHRLNENVVEDSSWLNTQENQIQYSNDNTSVTQYGNSSPGLNTLNEIQADVPMTASTTIGSIDNTFNETEVRQSDLLSPIDSSMLRNITCRKRAKRSSESSNTSGINDSISSGRPSRSATKKVNYKEKSLCCKLRR; translated from the coding sequence ATGGCACCCAAAACAGTATTGGTTCGAAATCGAAACAAgtcaaataataacattttcatcaaaaaacttaatCACTTTatgataatcaataaaaatttacgTAAGCGTATTGAAGActtatcagaaaaaaataaacaattatcgGCCACTAggaatagtttattattgcaGAAATTGGAAttgcaaaatcaaaataacactattcgaaattcaaatattcaactAACTGCAATGCAAAATATTATGCGTAGAAAACTTAGTGTACTAGAACAGACTATACAAAGCTGTATACCTTCATTAGTAACTATGTCACAATGCATCCCATCTATGTTAGAAATTGTACATGAAATGAGTAAATGTGAggtcaacaattttaataaagaaaagaaagaaaaacaaACTGAAACTGTACGACCTATGATCCATGGTATTACTCAATCAACtgttacaataaaacaatttgatatGTCACCTATCATTGAAAGTCCTAATTCTAGTTCTGAACAAACTCCAGTAAGGCCAAGAAGATCTAGTTATAGAAGCTCACCACACAGCAAACTTAATGTGGAACCATATGTAAGATTAAAAGATGTCGCAGCTATGTTGAAAAACTCCAAAGCTGTTCCTAATGATAGTCCTAAACATCGACTAAATGAAAATGTTGTTGAAGACTCAAGTTGGTTGAATACTCAAGAAAATCAAATCCAATATTCTAATGACAATACTAGTGTGACACAATATGGTAATAGTTCTCCTGGATTAAACACTCTCAATGAAATTCAGGCTGATGTACCAATGACTGCTTCTACTACAATTGGTAGtatagataatacatttaatgaaacTGAAGTACGACAAAGTGATTTATTATCTCCTATTGATTCAAGTATGCTGAGAAACATAACATGCCGAAAACGTGCTAAACGATCAAGTGAATCAAGCAATACATCAGGTATTAATGATTCAATCTCTTCAGGAAGGCCTAGTAGATCTGCAACAAAAAAGGTTAACTACAAAGAGAAGAGCCTTTGCTGTAAACTCAGAAGATAA